A region of Catenibacterium mitsuokai DNA encodes the following proteins:
- a CDS encoding bifunctional 5,10-methylenetetrahydrofolate dehydrogenase/5,10-methenyltetrahydrofolate cyclohydrolase produces the protein MLELRGKKVSDGIKEYVSKELETLSFVPKLAIVRVGENPDDMSYERGATKKLKSFGLDVASYVFPQDISDEAFKKAFKDINEDDEVTGILLLRPLPRTINEKDIENMIDPKKDLDGISPINIAKVFAGDTTGFSPCTAEAVIEVLKAYDIELTGKRVTVVGRSMVVGKPMSMLLLKENATVTMTHTRTVDLKKTCSDAEIVVAAAGRAKMLNSDYCGQDAVMIDVGINVDENGKLCGDVDYATLDGKASAATPVPGGVGTVTTAVLAKHLIQAAKMR, from the coding sequence ATGTTAGAGTTAAGAGGAAAAAAGGTTTCTGATGGGATTAAAGAATATGTATCAAAAGAGTTAGAAACATTATCTTTTGTACCTAAGCTTGCGATTGTGAGAGTGGGTGAAAACCCTGATGATATGAGTTATGAGCGTGGTGCAACTAAGAAATTAAAATCGTTTGGTTTAGATGTGGCTTCTTATGTTTTCCCACAAGATATCAGTGATGAAGCGTTCAAGAAAGCTTTTAAAGATATTAATGAAGATGATGAAGTGACAGGAATCTTATTATTAAGACCACTTCCTCGTACTATTAATGAAAAAGATATTGAAAATATGATTGATCCTAAAAAGGATTTAGATGGTATTTCTCCTATTAATATTGCAAAGGTATTTGCGGGAGATACAACTGGATTTTCTCCATGTACTGCAGAAGCAGTTATTGAAGTATTAAAGGCATATGATATTGAGTTAACCGGTAAAAGAGTGACTGTCGTAGGAAGAAGTATGGTTGTAGGTAAACCAATGTCTATGCTGCTTCTTAAAGAGAATGCAACAGTAACTATGACTCATACAAGAACTGTCGATTTAAAGAAGACATGTTCTGATGCAGAAATTGTGGTTGCGGCTGCAGGACGTGCAAAGATGTTAAATAGTGATTATTGTGGACAGGATGCTGTGATGATTGATGTAGGAATCAATGTGGATGAGAATGGTAAGTTATGTGGTGATGTAGACTATGCGACTCTTGATGGCAAAGCCTCTGCCGCTACCCCTGTTCCTGGTGGTGTTGGTACTGTCACAACTGCAGTACTTGCAAAACATTTAATCCAGGCAGCTAAAATGCGTTAA
- the rbr gene encoding rubrerythrin, which yields MSNLKGTETLKNLMAAFAGESQARNRYTFWSSIAKKEGYVEVSKIFEETANQEKEHAKRLMKLMNTAAQGETLPVAGEFPVLMGTTVENLKAAAAGENEEWTHMYPEFAKKAEEEGLPEIAAILRAIAMAEKMHEERYLKLAKQIEDGTVFKKDHKVLWKCNNCGFVVESLEAPTVCPACNHPQAYFEEYKFFD from the coding sequence ATGTCTAATTTAAAAGGTACTGAAACATTAAAGAATTTAATGGCTGCATTTGCAGGTGAATCACAGGCAAGAAATCGTTATACTTTCTGGTCTAGTATTGCGAAAAAAGAAGGTTATGTAGAAGTGTCTAAAATCTTTGAAGAAACAGCAAACCAGGAAAAGGAACATGCGAAACGTTTAATGAAGCTTATGAACACTGCTGCTCAGGGCGAAACATTACCTGTTGCTGGTGAATTCCCAGTATTAATGGGTACAACTGTAGAAAACTTAAAAGCTGCAGCTGCTGGTGAAAACGAAGAATGGACACATATGTATCCAGAATTTGCTAAGAAAGCTGAAGAAGAAGGATTACCTGAAATTGCAGCTATCTTAAGAGCTATCGCTATGGCTGAAAAGATGCATGAAGAAAGATACTTAAAACTTGCTAAACAGATTGAAGACGGCACAGTATTCAAGAAAGATCATAAAGTACTATGGAAATGTAACAACTGTGGATTTGTCGTAGAATCTTTAGAAGCTCCTACAGTATGTCCAGCTTGTAACCATCCACAGGCTTACTTTGAAGAATACAAATTCTTTGATTAA
- a CDS encoding Fur family transcriptional regulator: MAETRLRRSKQRDTIYDMLVNDHTHPTAEVIYSHVRRIIPDISLGTVYRNLNVLVENGYIRKLNIDGVTVHYDGNVTPHHHMVCSKCGKIVDIHIPHGAFDGLVHDIEELDQVHLTHVDMLFQGICNDCKNIKEDKEDV; encoded by the coding sequence ATGGCGGAGACAAGACTTAGAAGATCTAAGCAGCGAGATACGATATATGATATGCTCGTGAATGATCACACGCATCCTACAGCAGAAGTTATTTATTCTCATGTAAGAAGAATCATTCCGGATATATCACTAGGTACTGTTTATCGTAATCTGAATGTTTTAGTTGAAAATGGGTATATCAGAAAATTAAATATAGATGGTGTGACTGTACATTACGATGGTAATGTGACACCACATCATCATATGGTATGTTCAAAATGTGGAAAGATTGTGGATATACATATTCCACATGGTGCATTTGATGGACTTGTTCATGATATAGAAGAACTAGATCAAGTACACCTCACACATGTTGATATGTTATTTCAAGGAATCTGTAATGATTGTAAGAATATAAAGGAGGATAAAGAAGATGTCTAA
- a CDS encoding PTS sugar transporter subunit IIB, with product MDEFYQKTYLMIVFKWSYYYTRKNMKNVRCDIIEDTKDYHTVRFYLKNRVAFLTVWHNGIIEEQITDEEGKEIYFYLHYTLKSLSQFLSYYRDFMVVFLRDADPKRVKVGIVDQDGFSSSYLISLMKESLIIEKSNLEVESVSLSSLEEVEGDYDALYLSPSVMHLKGDIESIVSVPVYVIDPLVYATNDFYTLIHTILSK from the coding sequence ATGGATGAATTTTATCAAAAGACCTATTTAATGATTGTTTTTAAATGGTCTTACTACTATACAAGAAAGAATATGAAAAATGTCAGATGTGACATTATTGAAGATACTAAAGACTATCATACTGTACGTTTTTATTTAAAGAATCGTGTTGCTTTTTTAACTGTCTGGCATAATGGCATTATTGAAGAACAGATTACAGATGAAGAAGGGAAAGAAATCTATTTCTATCTCCATTATACTTTAAAGAGCTTATCCCAGTTTTTATCTTATTATAGAGATTTTATGGTTGTGTTCTTAAGAGATGCAGATCCTAAACGTGTGAAAGTAGGGATTGTAGACCAGGATGGCTTTTCTTCTAGTTATTTAATTAGTTTAATGAAAGAAAGTCTGATAATAGAAAAGTCTAATCTAGAAGTGGAATCAGTGAGTCTTTCTTCATTAGAAGAAGTAGAAGGAGACTATGATGCACTTTATTTATCTCCTTCAGTCATGCATTTAAAAGGGGATATAGAGTCCATTGTCTCTGTTCCTGTGTATGTAATTGATCCTCTTGTTTATGCAACCAATGATTTCTATACACTTATACATACAATTTTGTCAAAATAA
- a CDS encoding metallophosphoesterase: MKRIFVMSDLHGQFVLLQLMLNKIQFTDEDELYILGDIMDRGPNSIDIYYFVKAMPNVHMIKGNHEIMMRQSLAASLKYNDLDSDLNNAYRLWKQNGATGTVNSIREFLQKDSIPYEEYFDIKKEFVQEIIDFIDSLPNYIELDYQGKHYVMVHAGVDPEVTNIEDSDPELLAWIREYFYMNPCNPEYTYIFGHTPLCYVNDDHSFNIWYDPDYHNKIGIDGGLAVADRGQLNCLCLTDGSSYKIPYKDGQPGELQRIIKDLK; the protein is encoded by the coding sequence GTGAAGAGAATTTTTGTCATGTCTGATTTACATGGACAATTTGTGTTATTGCAGCTGATGCTCAATAAGATTCAATTCACTGATGAAGATGAGTTATATATCCTAGGTGATATTATGGATCGTGGTCCTAATTCAATTGATATATATTACTTTGTGAAAGCAATGCCTAATGTTCATATGATCAAGGGTAATCATGAAATCATGATGAGACAATCTTTAGCAGCCAGCTTAAAATATAATGATTTAGATTCTGATTTGAATAATGCATATCGTTTATGGAAACAGAATGGTGCCACAGGTACTGTAAATAGTATAAGAGAGTTCTTACAGAAAGATTCTATTCCTTATGAGGAATATTTTGATATAAAGAAAGAGTTTGTACAGGAAATTATTGATTTTATTGATAGTCTACCTAACTATATAGAACTTGATTATCAGGGCAAGCATTATGTGATGGTGCATGCAGGAGTGGATCCTGAGGTAACCAATATAGAAGATAGTGATCCTGAATTACTTGCCTGGATTAGAGAATATTTCTATATGAATCCATGTAATCCTGAATATACTTATATATTTGGTCATACGCCTTTATGTTATGTGAATGATGATCATTCTTTTAATATCTGGTACGATCCTGATTATCATAATAAGATTGGTATTGATGGTGGACTCGCTGTGGCAGATAGAGGACAATTAAATTGTTTATGTTTAACAGATGGTTCTTCTTATAAAATACCTTATAAGGATGGTCAGCCTGGAGAATTACAACGCATTATAAAAGACTTAAAGTAA
- a CDS encoding DeoR/GlpR family DNA-binding transcription regulator, whose protein sequence is MKDRYNKILELLTKEKKIEVNELSQILGVSNVTIRKDLDALEEKGIIKRGHGYAILANKDDINGRLAYHYEIKKRIAQKAAELIHDGDTIMIESGSCCAILADTIASEKQDVTIVTNSAFIAGYIRDKKNTNVVLLGGAYQKDSQVMVGPIVAQCAQNFCVDQLFIGADGYNPRVGFTNSDHLRAQAVRDMAEQAEHIIVLTESEKFNQHGVVPLQLKERIDTIITDDHIPEDIKTHLLSENKTLLTIENE, encoded by the coding sequence ATGAAAGACCGCTATAATAAAATATTAGAACTACTTACAAAAGAAAAGAAAATAGAAGTCAATGAATTATCTCAAATACTTGGGGTATCCAATGTCACTATACGTAAAGATTTAGATGCACTTGAAGAAAAAGGGATTATTAAAAGAGGACATGGCTATGCCATCCTTGCGAATAAAGATGATATCAATGGACGCTTAGCGTATCATTATGAAATAAAGAAAAGAATTGCACAAAAGGCTGCAGAACTTATTCATGATGGAGATACCATTATGATTGAAAGCGGGAGCTGCTGTGCGATTCTTGCAGATACGATTGCATCAGAGAAACAAGATGTCACTATTGTGACTAACAGTGCTTTTATTGCAGGATATATTCGCGATAAAAAGAATACCAATGTGGTTCTTCTAGGTGGTGCTTACCAGAAAGATTCACAGGTTATGGTAGGACCTATCGTGGCACAATGTGCGCAAAATTTCTGTGTAGACCAGTTATTTATTGGTGCTGATGGTTATAATCCTCGTGTAGGTTTCACAAATAGTGATCATTTACGTGCACAGGCTGTTAGAGATATGGCTGAACAGGCAGAACATATTATTGTCTTAACTGAAAGTGAAAAGTTTAATCAACATGGTGTTGTACCTCTTCAGTTAAAAGAACGTATTGATACAATCATTACAGATGATCATATTCCAGAAGACATCAAAACACATTTGTTGTCAGAAAATAAAACATTATTAACTATAGAAAATGAGTGA
- a CDS encoding glycyl-radical enzyme activating protein, producing MEGIIFNIQKFSIHDGPGIRTTVFFKGCPLRCEWCANPESQAVSPQVLYNNEKCLHCATCVHTCPKGAIKMEDGLIRIDHKTCDHCMECVKACPGKALTQEGEIKTVEEVVDICMQDIDFYEESNGGVTLSGGEAMVQYDFMMALVHALKEKGLHLAIETTGIVDHEKFKKAAPLFDLLLFDVKQADPMKHKKGTHVTNEVIQKNFKWAIEQGLNVLPRIPVIPGFNETLEDAKELATCIKEAGAKDVQLLPFHQFGENKYKLLGKDYNLHEVEALHPEDLVDYQNEFIKCGLNCFF from the coding sequence ATGGAAGGAATTATATTTAATATACAGAAATTTAGTATTCATGATGGACCTGGTATTCGTACAACAGTATTTTTTAAAGGATGTCCATTAAGATGTGAATGGTGTGCTAATCCTGAGAGTCAGGCAGTGAGTCCTCAGGTTTTATACAATAATGAGAAATGTCTTCATTGTGCGACATGTGTACATACCTGTCCTAAAGGTGCTATAAAGATGGAAGATGGCTTGATTCGAATTGATCATAAAACATGTGATCATTGTATGGAATGTGTTAAAGCCTGCCCTGGTAAAGCCTTAACACAGGAAGGTGAAATCAAGACTGTAGAAGAAGTTGTTGATATTTGTATGCAGGACATTGATTTCTATGAAGAATCTAATGGTGGTGTCACTTTATCTGGTGGAGAAGCCATGGTGCAATATGATTTCATGATGGCTCTTGTCCATGCATTAAAAGAAAAAGGACTTCATCTTGCGATTGAAACAACAGGTATTGTGGATCATGAGAAGTTTAAGAAAGCAGCTCCTTTATTTGATCTCTTATTATTTGATGTGAAGCAGGCTGATCCAATGAAGCATAAGAAGGGAACACATGTCACAAATGAAGTCATTCAAAAGAACTTCAAATGGGCTATTGAACAGGGATTGAATGTATTGCCTAGAATACCTGTTATTCCTGGCTTTAATGAAACATTAGAAGATGCGAAAGAACTCGCAACATGTATTAAAGAAGCAGGCGCAAAAGATGTACAGCTTCTTCCATTCCATCAATTTGGTGAAAACAAATATAAACTACTTGGTAAAGACTATAATCTTCATGAAGTGGAAGCATTACATCCTGAAGATTTAGTAGATTATCAAAATGAGTTTATCAAGTGTGGGTTGAATTGTTTCTTCTAG
- a CDS encoding IS110 family RNA-guided transposase, translating into MENNYILYVGMDSSKGKADAAILKVSDRRSVKPKFLRKKLSFKFVKSEVTSFLETVRSYSDDNCTSICFALEVTGIYSTNVYNFIKDNLNDNESIKFLNTDFVNQWRNAHNIAKSDPLDAQTISTIIGTDSDVQYVNDNVFKNKNGYQDLKALVHRHYQIKKIYSQEINRLIAQCDCLFPELQYVFEPKSAAFIAVLSSYPTTHDIINASRLEVFNVVYEATKHRCSMDKIDKLFDLCHDTLVPDNISSYGRSIILDLVENIKNIKGQLKMIERYIRDVASLNPAYKLLLTITGCGPLTAATVIAETGDIKRFKNADCFVSYSGTSPRNKRSGTSVETMGKISKRGSRYLRHAIYMIAEFARRHNPVLKQQFERIKNGNKKRHKLANIAIANKIARYIYSIMKNESGFVIFHEHIMRLPEETQNTFFNSISLDFPENTRKQIYQHSDIDGEVHKFVYTKLEETMII; encoded by the coding sequence ATGGAAAACAATTATATTCTTTATGTTGGCATGGACTCCTCTAAAGGCAAAGCAGATGCTGCTATCCTCAAGGTCAGTGATCGTAGATCTGTTAAACCTAAATTCTTGCGAAAAAAATTATCTTTTAAATTTGTTAAATCAGAAGTTACTTCTTTTTTGGAAACTGTAAGAAGTTATTCCGATGATAACTGTACCAGTATCTGTTTTGCTTTAGAAGTTACTGGTATCTATTCTACTAATGTCTATAACTTTATTAAAGACAATCTCAATGATAATGAAAGCATCAAATTTTTGAATACTGATTTTGTCAATCAATGGCGTAACGCTCATAACATTGCTAAATCTGATCCTTTAGATGCTCAAACCATTTCAACTATCATTGGTACTGATTCCGATGTTCAATATGTCAATGACAACGTTTTTAAAAATAAAAACGGATATCAAGATTTGAAAGCTTTAGTACACAGACATTATCAGATCAAAAAAATCTATTCTCAAGAAATCAACCGTCTCATCGCCCAATGTGATTGTTTATTTCCTGAACTTCAATATGTTTTCGAACCTAAATCAGCTGCTTTTATCGCTGTCTTATCTTCATATCCTACGACACATGATATCATAAATGCTTCAAGACTTGAAGTCTTCAATGTCGTTTATGAAGCTACGAAACATCGCTGTTCGATGGATAAGATCGATAAGCTCTTTGATTTGTGTCATGATACTCTGGTTCCTGATAATATTTCTTCTTATGGAAGAAGTATCATTCTAGACCTCGTTGAAAACATAAAAAACATAAAAGGTCAGCTTAAAATGATTGAAAGATATATTAGAGATGTTGCTTCTTTAAATCCAGCTTATAAACTGCTTCTTACAATTACAGGATGTGGTCCTTTAACTGCTGCAACTGTTATTGCTGAAACTGGCGATATAAAACGATTTAAAAACGCAGACTGTTTTGTCTCTTATTCGGGAACAAGCCCTAGAAACAAGCGCTCTGGAACGTCTGTAGAAACCATGGGCAAGATTTCTAAAAGAGGCTCTAGATATCTCAGACATGCAATTTACATGATTGCTGAATTTGCCAGACGTCATAATCCAGTTCTCAAACAACAGTTTGAAAGAATCAAGAATGGAAACAAGAAAAGACATAAGCTGGCTAATATCGCAATCGCAAATAAAATTGCACGATATATCTATTCCATTATGAAAAACGAAAGCGGCTTTGTAATTTTTCATGAACATATCATGAGATTACCAGAAGAAACCCAAAATACGTTCTTCAATTCAATATCATTAGACTTTCCTGAAAATACTAGAAAACAGATCTATCAGCATTCTGATATCGACGGTGAAGTACACAAGTTTGTATACACCAAATTAGAAGAGACGATGATTATTTAA
- a CDS encoding glycyl radical protein translates to MENTQHFGQLTERMKAFREEVLDEKPYVDGERAVLATEAYKENLNQPRVMVRARMLKKILENMSIYIEDKTLIVGNQSTKNCNAPVFPEYTMKFIMDELDLFEKRDGDVFYITEETKQQLRDIAPFWENNNLRARGEALLPDEVSVFMETGVFGMEGKLNAGDAHLAVNYERILAQGLKGYEAYTKEMKEKLDLAQPDSVDKYVFYNSVLTVIEAVHTFALRYSSLAKEMAEKETNPARKEELLEISRICAKVPYEPAHSFREAVQSVWFIQLILQIESNGHSLSYGRFDQYMYPYYIKDINEKKITEEEALELLTCLWIKTLTVNKVRSQAHTLSSAGSPMYQNVTIGGQTTDKKDAVNELSFAVLKSVAQTRLTQPNLTVRYHANLNKHFFDECIEVMKLGFGMPALNNDEIIIPSFINWGVKEEDAYNYSAIGCVETAVPGKWGYRCTGMSYVNFPRVLLCTMNNGVDLTTNKRFTKGHGYFTEMETYEDLLAAWDKTVREMTRYSVIVENFIDKASERDVPDILCSALTDDCIGRGKTIKEGGAVYDFISGLQVGIANMANSLAAIKKLVYDEKKITREQLWNAILDDFQSPENKKIQEMLNDEAPKYGNDDDYADNLIVEAYDSYIDEIKKYPNTRYNRGPIGGIRYAGTSSISANVGQGMGTMATPDGRNAHEPLAEGCSPAHNTDKNGPTAVFKSISKLRTEKITGGVLLNQKMTPQMLSTEENKQKLELLIRTFFNRLHGYHVQYNIVSKETLIDAQKHPENHKDLIVRVAGYSAFFNVLSKATQDDIIGRTEQSL, encoded by the coding sequence ATGGAAAATACTCAGCATTTTGGTCAGTTAACCGAAAGAATGAAAGCTTTCAGAGAAGAAGTATTAGATGAAAAGCCTTATGTAGATGGAGAACGTGCTGTTCTTGCGACTGAGGCTTATAAGGAAAACTTAAATCAGCCACGTGTGATGGTTCGTGCAAGAATGTTGAAGAAGATTCTTGAAAACATGTCTATCTATATTGAAGATAAAACACTTATTGTAGGTAACCAGTCTACAAAGAATTGTAATGCGCCAGTATTCCCTGAATATACAATGAAGTTCATCATGGATGAATTAGATCTTTTTGAAAAGAGAGATGGTGATGTATTCTATATTACTGAAGAAACAAAACAGCAATTAAGAGATATTGCCCCTTTCTGGGAAAATAATAACCTACGTGCAAGAGGTGAAGCTTTACTACCTGATGAAGTGAGTGTATTTATGGAAACAGGTGTCTTTGGCATGGAAGGTAAGTTGAATGCCGGGGATGCACATCTTGCAGTTAATTATGAACGTATTCTTGCACAGGGTTTAAAGGGTTATGAAGCTTATACAAAAGAAATGAAAGAAAAGCTTGATTTGGCTCAGCCTGATAGTGTTGATAAGTATGTGTTCTATAATTCAGTTTTAACTGTTATTGAAGCAGTGCATACATTTGCTCTTCGTTATAGTTCTCTTGCAAAGGAAATGGCAGAAAAAGAAACAAATCCTGCAAGAAAAGAAGAATTATTAGAAATAAGCAGAATTTGTGCAAAGGTGCCTTATGAACCAGCACATTCATTCCGTGAAGCAGTACAGTCTGTATGGTTTATTCAGTTGATTCTTCAGATTGAATCAAATGGTCATTCATTAAGTTATGGTCGTTTTGATCAGTATATGTATCCTTACTATATTAAAGATATCAATGAAAAGAAGATCACTGAAGAAGAAGCATTAGAACTTCTTACTTGTTTATGGATCAAGACACTCACAGTCAATAAGGTACGTTCACAGGCTCATACATTAAGTTCAGCTGGTTCTCCAATGTATCAGAATGTGACTATTGGTGGTCAGACTACTGACAAGAAGGATGCAGTGAATGAATTAAGTTTTGCGGTATTAAAATCCGTGGCACAGACAAGACTTACTCAGCCTAACTTAACTGTACGTTATCATGCAAACTTGAATAAACATTTCTTTGATGAATGTATTGAAGTAATGAAACTAGGATTTGGTATGCCAGCCTTAAATAATGATGAAATCATTATTCCTTCATTTATTAACTGGGGTGTTAAGGAAGAAGATGCTTATAATTATAGTGCTATCGGATGTGTAGAAACAGCTGTTCCTGGTAAATGGGGATATCGTTGTACAGGTATGTCTTATGTCAACTTCCCAAGAGTATTATTATGCACAATGAATAATGGTGTTGACTTAACTACAAACAAACGTTTCACTAAGGGCCATGGTTACTTTACTGAAATGGAAACATATGAAGATTTACTCGCAGCATGGGATAAAACAGTAAGAGAAATGACACGTTATAGTGTTATTGTAGAAAACTTTATTGATAAGGCATCTGAAAGAGATGTACCTGATATTCTATGTTCTGCATTGACTGATGATTGTATTGGTAGAGGTAAGACTATCAAAGAAGGTGGTGCAGTGTATGACTTCATTTCAGGTCTTCAGGTCGGTATTGCGAATATGGCAAACAGCTTGGCTGCTATCAAAAAGCTTGTTTATGATGAAAAGAAGATCACAAGAGAACAGTTATGGAATGCTATCTTAGATGATTTCCAGTCACCTGAAAACAAGAAGATTCAGGAAATGTTGAATGATGAAGCACCTAAGTATGGTAATGATGATGATTATGCAGATAACTTAATTGTAGAAGCATATGATTCTTATATTGATGAGATCAAAAAGTATCCAAATACTCGTTATAATAGAGGTCCTATTGGTGGTATCCGTTATGCAGGTACTTCTTCAATTAGTGCCAATGTTGGTCAGGGTATGGGTACAATGGCTACTCCTGATGGAAGAAATGCACATGAACCACTCGCTGAAGGATGTTCTCCAGCACATAACACAGATAAGAATGGTCCTACTGCAGTGTTCAAGAGTATATCTAAGCTTCGTACTGAAAAGATCACAGGAGGCGTACTTCTTAACCAGAAGATGACACCACAGATGCTTTCTACAGAAGAAAATAAACAGAAACTAGAATTATTGATTCGTACATTCTTCAATCGTCTCCATGGTTACCATGTACAGTACAACATTGTTTCTAAAGAAACACTTATTGATGCACAGAAGCATCCAGAAAATCATAAAGACTTAATTGTACGTGTTGCAGGATATAGTGCATTCTTCAATGTATTATCTAAAGCAACTCAGGATGATATTATCGGTAGAACTGAACAGAGTTTATAG
- a CDS encoding fructose-6-phosphate aldolase, with protein MEFIIDTVDLEEIRDAVDHLPIVGVTSNPSIVKKTSPKDFFGHMREIRKIIGDERSLHIQVIATEADEIVKEAHKIFEEVDDKVYVKVPTTYEGVKAMKILKAEGKNVTATAVYDLMQAYMALAAGADYIAPYTNRIGNLGNDPFELMAHLSNRIVEDGYDCKILAASFKGVQQVRDAFNAGSQAITAPVSVLKAIFENPSISKAVTDFNNDWYSVYGEDKGLCDM; from the coding sequence ATGGAATTTATTATTGATACAGTAGATTTAGAAGAAATTAGAGATGCGGTAGATCACTTACCAATCGTAGGTGTCACAAGTAACCCAAGTATTGTAAAGAAGACTAGCCCAAAGGATTTCTTTGGACATATGAGAGAAATCAGAAAAATCATTGGTGATGAACGTTCTTTACATATTCAGGTCATTGCGACAGAAGCAGATGAAATTGTGAAAGAAGCACACAAGATTTTTGAAGAAGTAGATGACAAGGTATATGTAAAGGTCCCTACTACTTATGAAGGTGTTAAGGCAATGAAAATCTTAAAGGCTGAAGGTAAAAATGTAACTGCCACAGCTGTTTATGATTTGATGCAGGCTTATATGGCACTTGCAGCAGGTGCTGATTATATTGCACCTTATACAAATAGAATTGGAAACTTAGGAAATGATCCTTTTGAATTAATGGCTCATTTATCTAATAGAATTGTAGAAGACGGTTATGACTGCAAGATTCTTGCAGCAAGCTTCAAGGGTGTACAGCAGGTAAGAGATGCATTTAATGCAGGTAGTCAGGCTATCACTGCACCAGTGAGTGTATTAAAAGCAATCTTTGAAAATCCAAGTATTTCTAAAGCTGTGACTGATTTCAATAATGATTGGTATTCAGTATACGGAGAAGACAAAGGTCTTTGCGATATGTAA
- a CDS encoding glycerol dehydrogenase: MSKVIGAPTRYRQGKDELKCLGDDLKDYKRIVVITSENLKEMFIPQIEESLHEQEMTVVLFQNECSMSEIERIQHIVEETNGEVIVGVGGGKVLDTTKACGYYAKKPIVVIPTAASTDAPCSSLSVIYHDDHKFDHYLYLPKSPDQVIVDTQVIANAPVRLLRAGIGDAFSTYFEAKACYVSHSENCLHSQVTRSALAISKACFDIVYSYGLQAVEDCKQHKVTEALENVIEANIYLSGIGFESGGEAIGHGLHNAFTLIPETKSKMHGEKVAFCTLVQLVLENTPKDTLKSYYEFLEALELPTTLSDLGMKEVDEEALLHVCLEAVKEGSTTLNMPFEVTSKNLLKAIIKADQYGQKWKTSGK; this comes from the coding sequence ATGAGTAAGGTGATTGGTGCACCAACAAGATATAGACAAGGTAAAGATGAATTAAAGTGTCTTGGTGATGATTTAAAAGATTATAAAAGAATAGTCGTAATTACAAGTGAAAACTTGAAAGAGATGTTTATACCTCAGATAGAGGAAAGCTTACATGAACAGGAAATGACTGTTGTATTGTTTCAAAATGAATGTAGTATGAGTGAGATTGAAAGAATACAACATATTGTAGAAGAAACGAATGGTGAAGTAATTGTCGGCGTCGGTGGAGGTAAGGTATTAGATACGACTAAAGCATGTGGTTATTATGCGAAAAAACCTATTGTCGTTATACCTACTGCGGCAAGTACGGATGCCCCATGTTCTTCTTTATCAGTGATTTATCATGATGATCATAAGTTTGATCATTATTTATATTTACCTAAGAGTCCAGATCAAGTGATTGTGGATACACAGGTCATTGCGAATGCCCCAGTAAGATTACTGAGAGCGGGTATTGGTGATGCATTTAGTACTTATTTTGAAGCCAAGGCTTGTTATGTGAGTCATAGTGAGAATTGTCTTCATAGTCAGGTGACAAGAAGCGCTTTGGCGATATCTAAAGCTTGTTTTGATATTGTCTATTCTTATGGATTGCAGGCTGTAGAAGATTGTAAGCAGCATAAAGTCACAGAAGCACTAGAAAATGTGATAGAAGCTAATATTTATTTAAGTGGTATTGGTTTTGAGTCTGGTGGAGAAGCAATCGGACATGGCCTGCATAATGCATTCACTCTTATTCCTGAAACAAAGAGTAAGATGCATGGTGAAAAAGTCGCTTTTTGTACACTTGTACAATTGGTATTAGAAAATACTCCTAAGGATACATTAAAGAGCTATTATGAGTTTTTAGAAGCTTTAGAGTTACCTACTACACTTTCTGATTTAGGGATGAAAGAAGTAGATGAAGAAGCATTACTGCATGTATGTTTAGAAGCAGTTAAAGAAGGATCTACGACATTAAATATGCCTTTTGAAGTGACTTCAAAGAATTTATTAAAAGCTATTATCAAAGCAGATCAATATGGACAGAAATGGAAAACCTCTGGAAAATAA